Proteins encoded together in one Desulfosporosinus meridiei DSM 13257 window:
- a CDS encoding FtsB family cell division protein, producing MKRARRKINSRNYQRVRIRQSSILIFLTVMIIVGSSMWQIWNLRTRVDGQLAQLNEEKAKLLKQEKLLNEEITRLNTPSYIEQLAREQLGLVKQGEILISPKN from the coding sequence ATGAAGAGGGCTCGTCGGAAGATTAACTCAAGAAATTACCAAAGAGTCCGAATTCGTCAAAGCTCTATTCTTATATTTTTAACAGTCATGATAATCGTCGGAAGTTCGATGTGGCAGATATGGAATCTTAGAACTAGGGTAGACGGTCAACTAGCTCAGCTGAATGAGGAAAAGGCCAAATTGCTTAAACAAGAGAAACTTCTCAATGAAGAGATTACTCGTTTAAACACGCCGAGTTACATTGAACAGTTAGCCCGTGAACAGCTAGGCCTTGTAAAACAAGGCGAAATTCTCATTTCTCCCAAGAATTAG
- a CDS encoding S1 RNA-binding domain-containing protein: MAIDVGSIVEGVVTGITNFGAFIELPDRITGLVHISEVADAYVKDVRDYLKEQDHVKVKVIHVDEKGKIGLSIKQANPTVRNVGRERRLPPTVSFEDKLAKFIKDSDERQTEFRRATDSKRGGRGSSRY, translated from the coding sequence ATGGCCATTGACGTTGGCAGTATTGTTGAAGGTGTCGTTACAGGGATCACGAACTTTGGGGCATTCATTGAATTGCCGGATCGAATTACCGGACTAGTACATATCTCGGAGGTCGCAGATGCTTATGTCAAGGACGTTCGAGATTACTTAAAGGAACAAGACCATGTTAAAGTAAAGGTCATTCACGTTGACGAAAAAGGGAAAATAGGACTCTCTATTAAACAAGCAAACCCCACTGTTCGTAATGTGGGTCGTGAACGCCGTCTTCCGCCGACTGTGTCCTTTGAGGATAAATTGGCTAAGTTTATAAAAGACAGTGATGAACGTCAAACTGAATTCCGTCGTGCCACAGACTCTAAACGTGGAGGTAGAGGATCAAGTCGTTACTAA
- a CDS encoding SpoIIE family protein phosphatase, with protein sequence MAEWATLKLDQGLRSRISIESAVLPMLLGGVLARGSIFELYPFGVAFGAALILRGEKGFPFGILGILIGMVSLNDISFVLKSVAVLASLMVVLPLVRKKNHEGAYLVGATSVMTALVSFLTITFTDPDPYAFLIVALQGMIVGGCSIIFWFALCHKEVIWKGEFQNEQGIAWLFILIGVISGLQGVQVMGINFAIVLLSFFTLFVSERYGSGTAAGVGALLGFMPQLSISTQNLIDAGIYGLAGFCTGAFRRFGKLGIGTAFIAVMLILTIFLRQEAIYSQLISSTVGLFLFLIWPGATPEKNFLKPKVIPEVETTVSKVKALSEIFDQIAMSYQAAEAESFEMRPEVPELMNVLVERVCHSCPTMDVCWNREFYKTYHIFFELFGLVEKETDIKLQSLPIEWKRHCGRLKEMLLGVQFIIEQERSQETWRRRLIGNQEALSRQFLNVSQVIGNLAKELHTQHNWEVVKPSNLARRRRFFLDVGITTFAKTGNGMSGDNYASIAFSSKEHAFVLSDGMGVGKNAAKMSATALTLLEQLLTTGFKPEGAIQALNSILVLRSPEESFVTIDMAILDLESTGLKLIKVGASPSYLIGQDGVKKIESSSLPAGILNQIDTPIIEMDMQSGEALILLTDGVQDVIKEGGDWIMEFLEKTPLDKSQEMADLIGQEARRVSGGDLDDDGIVMVIRKNFWST encoded by the coding sequence ATGGCAGAGTGGGCGACACTGAAACTAGATCAAGGTCTGCGAAGCAGAATTTCCATTGAAAGTGCGGTTCTTCCCATGTTATTAGGGGGGGTGTTGGCTCGAGGAAGCATTTTTGAGTTATACCCCTTCGGGGTCGCTTTTGGGGCAGCATTGATACTTAGAGGGGAGAAAGGTTTTCCGTTTGGTATACTTGGTATTTTAATCGGTATGGTATCATTAAATGACATATCCTTCGTCCTAAAAAGTGTAGCTGTTTTAGCCTCCTTGATGGTTGTTTTACCTTTAGTGCGGAAGAAAAATCACGAAGGGGCTTATTTGGTTGGAGCAACAAGCGTTATGACAGCCTTAGTCTCATTTCTTACAATTACCTTTACAGATCCTGATCCTTATGCCTTTTTGATAGTTGCTCTGCAGGGAATGATTGTAGGAGGATGCTCAATTATTTTTTGGTTTGCTTTATGTCATAAGGAAGTAATTTGGAAGGGCGAATTTCAAAACGAACAAGGTATTGCTTGGCTTTTTATCCTAATTGGTGTAATCAGCGGTCTCCAAGGGGTTCAGGTCATGGGAATTAATTTTGCTATTGTCTTGTTGAGCTTTTTCACTTTATTTGTTTCAGAACGTTATGGGTCCGGAACTGCTGCAGGTGTGGGAGCACTGCTCGGTTTTATGCCCCAATTGTCGATAAGTACTCAGAATCTGATTGATGCGGGAATATATGGTTTGGCAGGATTTTGTACCGGAGCTTTCCGGCGATTTGGCAAACTGGGAATAGGGACAGCCTTTATAGCGGTTATGCTGATTCTTACTATTTTCCTGCGACAGGAGGCAATCTATTCTCAGCTTATTTCCTCAACGGTTGGCCTGTTTCTCTTTTTGATTTGGCCAGGAGCAACACCGGAAAAGAATTTTTTAAAGCCTAAAGTTATACCGGAAGTTGAGACAACAGTTTCTAAAGTTAAGGCTTTGTCGGAGATCTTTGATCAGATTGCAATGAGTTATCAGGCTGCGGAAGCGGAGTCTTTTGAGATGCGTCCTGAGGTTCCGGAATTAATGAATGTCCTAGTTGAGCGAGTATGCCATTCCTGTCCGACAATGGATGTATGTTGGAATCGAGAGTTTTACAAAACATACCATATTTTTTTCGAGCTTTTTGGCCTGGTAGAAAAAGAAACAGATATAAAATTGCAATCCTTACCAATTGAGTGGAAACGACACTGTGGGAGATTAAAAGAGATGTTGTTGGGAGTTCAGTTTATTATTGAGCAAGAAAGGAGCCAAGAAACATGGCGACGCCGCTTGATAGGTAATCAAGAGGCATTGTCCCGGCAATTTCTCAACGTTTCACAAGTTATCGGAAATTTGGCGAAAGAGCTGCACACACAACATAACTGGGAAGTAGTAAAACCATCAAATCTAGCACGTCGGCGTCGCTTCTTTCTAGATGTAGGGATAACCACATTTGCTAAAACCGGAAACGGAATGAGTGGAGATAATTATGCTTCAATTGCCTTCTCATCAAAAGAACATGCCTTTGTTCTGAGTGATGGAATGGGTGTGGGGAAAAATGCTGCGAAGATGAGTGCGACGGCCTTAACCCTTCTAGAGCAACTGTTAACAACGGGTTTTAAGCCTGAGGGTGCTATTCAAGCACTTAATTCCATTTTAGTATTGCGATCGCCCGAAGAAAGCTTTGTAACCATTGACATGGCCATTCTTGATTTAGAATCTACCGGGTTGAAGTTAATAAAAGTAGGGGCATCACCCTCCTATTTGATTGGACAAGATGGAGTTAAAAAAATCGAATCATCAAGCCTTCCTGCAGGTATTTTAAACCAGATTGATACTCCCATCATTGAAATGGATATGCAGAGTGGGGAAGCGCTGATTTTGTTAACCGATGGAGTGCAAGATGTTATAAAGGAAGGGGGGGACTGGATTATGGAGTTTTTAGAGAAGACTCCCTTAGATAAATCTCAGGAAATGGCGGATCTTATTGGTCAGGAAGCTCGCAGAGTAAGCGGGGGGGATTTAGATGATGATGGGATAGTCATGGTCATTCGAAAAAACTTTTGGAGTACCTGA
- a CDS encoding formate--tetrahydrofolate ligase encodes MAWDATKLKDWQIAEEAEKNMPTVDELIEKLSLRKEEIIPYGKTPKVDFLKMMERLGDKPDGKYIEVTAITPTPLGEGKTTTTLGLIEGLAKRGKNVGGAVRQPSGGPTMNIKGTAAGGGNALLIPMTEFSLGLTGDINDIMNAHNLCMVALNARMQHEANYTDEELAKRGLKRLDIDPKNVEMGWVIDYAAQGLRNIIIGIGGKKDGFQMQSKFGIAVGSELMAILAVAKDLPDLRERIGKIVVAYNKTGQPVTAADLEVDGAMTAWMRNTINPTICYTAEGQPVMVHAGPFANIAIGQSSIIADRVGLKMFDYHVTESGFAADIGFEKFWNVKARLGGLKPNVSVLVATIRALKMHGGGPAVVPGRPLPDEYTKENLELVEKGCANLLHHLEIIKKSGIVPVVCINGFYTDTQAEIDLIKKIVGAAGARCAHSDHWLNGGDGALELADAVMDACEEESNFKCLYPLEMPLRQRVELIAKEVYGADGVDWSPEAEAKAKRFESDPYYADFSTMMVKTHLSLSHDPALKGVPKGWRLPIRDVLVYGGAKFLCPMAGAISLMPGTSSDPAYRRIDVDTKTGKVSGLF; translated from the coding sequence ATGGCTTGGGATGCAACAAAACTTAAAGACTGGCAGATCGCCGAAGAGGCCGAGAAAAACATGCCTACCGTGGACGAATTAATCGAAAAGTTATCCCTCAGAAAAGAGGAAATAATCCCATATGGAAAAACCCCTAAAGTAGACTTTCTGAAAATGATGGAGCGCCTTGGAGATAAACCTGATGGCAAATATATTGAAGTAACAGCAATCACTCCAACACCACTCGGTGAAGGAAAAACTACAACGACTCTGGGGCTTATTGAAGGACTGGCTAAGAGAGGCAAGAATGTTGGCGGCGCAGTACGTCAACCCTCCGGCGGCCCAACTATGAATATTAAGGGTACTGCTGCAGGTGGTGGTAACGCCCTCTTGATTCCAATGACTGAGTTTTCTTTAGGACTCACAGGAGATATTAATGACATCATGAACGCTCATAATCTTTGCATGGTTGCCCTAAATGCCCGGATGCAGCATGAGGCTAACTATACGGATGAAGAGTTAGCTAAAAGAGGCTTGAAGCGTTTGGACATAGACCCTAAAAATGTGGAAATGGGCTGGGTTATCGATTATGCTGCTCAGGGACTAAGAAATATTATTATTGGTATTGGCGGTAAAAAAGATGGTTTCCAAATGCAGTCAAAATTCGGGATTGCTGTTGGATCAGAATTAATGGCTATTTTGGCTGTCGCTAAAGATCTGCCGGATCTCAGAGAGCGGATTGGGAAGATCGTAGTTGCTTATAACAAAACTGGTCAACCTGTAACTGCTGCAGATTTAGAAGTTGACGGCGCTATGACTGCTTGGATGCGGAACACGATTAATCCAACTATTTGTTACACTGCTGAAGGTCAACCGGTTATGGTTCATGCGGGTCCTTTCGCTAATATTGCAATCGGGCAATCATCCATTATTGCGGACCGGGTTGGTCTGAAAATGTTTGATTATCATGTTACTGAAAGTGGCTTCGCTGCCGACATTGGATTTGAGAAGTTCTGGAACGTTAAAGCCCGTTTGGGTGGCTTAAAGCCAAATGTTTCTGTTCTTGTGGCAACGATTCGTGCACTTAAAATGCATGGCGGCGGACCAGCAGTGGTACCAGGTCGTCCATTACCTGATGAGTACACCAAGGAAAATCTTGAACTGGTTGAAAAGGGATGTGCGAATCTATTACATCACCTAGAAATCATTAAGAAATCCGGTATTGTACCTGTTGTTTGCATTAATGGGTTCTATACAGATACTCAAGCTGAAATCGATTTGATCAAGAAGATAGTTGGAGCTGCGGGTGCTCGTTGTGCCCACTCAGATCACTGGCTCAATGGCGGCGATGGCGCTTTAGAGTTAGCGGATGCTGTTATGGATGCCTGCGAAGAAGAGTCCAATTTTAAATGCCTCTATCCACTAGAAATGCCCCTTCGTCAACGTGTTGAGCTTATTGCTAAGGAAGTTTACGGTGCAGACGGTGTCGATTGGTCACCTGAGGCTGAAGCTAAGGCTAAGAGATTTGAATCAGATCCCTATTATGCTGATTTTTCAACCATGATGGTAAAAACTCATTTGAGTTTATCTCATGATCCCGCACTGAAAGGTGTTCCTAAAGGTTGGAGACTGCCTATCCGTGATGTATTAGTTTACGGAGGAGCAAAATTCCTTTGCCCAATGGCAGGTGCAATTAGTTTAATGCCAGGAACAAGCTCAGACCCAGCTTACCGAAGAATTGATGTGGATACAAAGACTGGTAAGGTAAGTGGATTGTTCTAA
- the tilS gene encoding tRNA lysidine(34) synthetase TilS: MYEHLRKYILPQLIPSQTKVMVAVSGGPDSMALSHILWRYVQEESGKEISLVLTHVHHGVRKESDDEAVLVQQMADKWKLPCLIHRFDSKQYAKESGKSFQEAAREWRYARWKEDMEEYKCSLLATAHHLGDQAETILYRLLRGSGTAGLAGMYPAKDSIIRPLLTFSKASVLDYCAREAIPYALDHSNEEPIYVRNRIRLELLPELERSYNSRIQEILGRTGELLRWDEEYLTKQVEAAWLRYHREAPKGTTCLTLNVFEEPAAILSRLLRKAAMQVTQEPRGIGFSYISKIMSSQARLGWMQDLPGLRVEITNEGLIFSPPQPNRVRSNRGGDKSAAPPGLDIETPLFLQKWTEIPELDIAIGFLGEEDLTSLKTEEGLEYQMAVFSRDFLTSVAEPLVCRYRREGDKMWIRGVGHKPLKKVFQEAKIGEKERSKIPLVALGNEVLWIPGIRQSGLYHFGYNGEKIYCILVPRRGVSNLNSL, translated from the coding sequence ATGTACGAGCATTTGCGCAAATACATACTGCCTCAATTAATTCCTTCGCAAACGAAAGTTATGGTTGCAGTATCTGGCGGGCCAGATTCTATGGCTTTAAGTCATATCCTTTGGAGATATGTACAGGAGGAATCGGGCAAAGAAATATCTCTTGTATTAACTCATGTACATCACGGGGTTCGAAAAGAGTCCGATGATGAAGCGGTCTTGGTTCAACAAATGGCTGACAAGTGGAAGCTTCCCTGCCTTATTCATCGGTTTGATTCAAAGCAATATGCTAAAGAAAGTGGAAAATCGTTTCAGGAAGCCGCCCGAGAGTGGAGATATGCGCGTTGGAAAGAAGACATGGAAGAGTATAAATGCTCTCTATTGGCTACGGCTCATCACCTAGGAGACCAAGCTGAGACGATTCTATATCGTCTGCTTAGAGGAAGTGGAACGGCAGGATTAGCTGGAATGTACCCTGCCAAGGACTCAATTATTCGCCCTCTGCTTACCTTTTCCAAAGCAAGTGTTTTAGATTATTGTGCTAGAGAAGCAATTCCCTATGCCCTGGATCATTCAAATGAAGAGCCAATATACGTAAGGAATCGTATCCGCTTAGAGTTACTGCCAGAATTAGAGAGAAGCTACAATTCCCGCATTCAGGAGATTTTAGGGCGTACCGGAGAGCTCTTGCGTTGGGATGAAGAATATTTAACGAAACAAGTAGAGGCTGCTTGGCTTCGTTATCACAGAGAAGCTCCTAAAGGAACCACTTGCCTTACTTTGAATGTATTTGAAGAACCTGCCGCCATACTTTCTCGCTTATTGCGAAAGGCCGCGATGCAAGTCACCCAGGAGCCTCGAGGAATAGGTTTTTCCTATATTAGTAAGATTATGTCTTCTCAGGCAAGGCTCGGTTGGATGCAGGACTTGCCGGGCTTGAGAGTTGAGATTACAAATGAAGGATTGATATTTAGCCCTCCACAACCCAATAGAGTTCGATCAAATAGGGGGGGTGACAAGTCAGCTGCTCCACCGGGGCTAGACATAGAAACCCCGTTATTCTTACAAAAGTGGACAGAAATTCCCGAACTTGACATAGCTATTGGCTTTCTGGGAGAGGAGGATCTTACCTCGTTAAAAACAGAGGAAGGACTTGAATATCAGATGGCAGTCTTTAGTCGTGACTTCTTAACATCTGTTGCAGAGCCATTGGTGTGCCGCTATCGAAGAGAAGGGGACAAGATGTGGATTCGCGGTGTTGGGCATAAGCCGCTTAAAAAGGTTTTTCAGGAGGCAAAGATAGGGGAGAAAGAGAGGAGCAAAATACCTTTAGTTGCTCTTGGAAACGAGGTGCTATGGATCCCGGGGATTCGCCAAAGTGGGCTATATCATTTCGGTTATAATGGGGAAAAAATCTACTGTATTCTTGTACCACGAAGGGGTGTTAGCAATTTGAATTCATTGTAA
- the ftsH gene encoding ATP-dependent zinc metalloprotease FtsH yields MKVLKNAAIYILIILMAIVLIKWSTPPVNKEVGLDYNAFKKAVVEDQVKSVVAVVDNNSTKYTVTMKDEKKHEVIGLASDPQLVADLYAHGLPLVVESPPKSPWWMGLLTTMLPIIVIVGLFFFMMQQSQGGGNRVMQFGKSKARLVSEDKKKVTFADVAGADEVKEELQEVVEFLKSPKKFHELGAKIPTGVLLFGPPGTGKTLLARAVSGEAGVPFFSISGSDFVEMFVGVGASRVRDLFEQAKKNAPCIVFIDEIDAVGRQRGAGLGGGHDEREQTLNQLLVEMDGFNGNDGVIIIAATNRADVLDPALLRPGRFDRQVIVDVPDVKGREEILKVHAKDKPLTKDVDLEVIARQTSGFTGADLSNLLNEAALLSARRNETQIKQQAVEDSIERVIAGPEKKSRVISPFERKLVSYHEAGHALLGELLTHTDPLHKVSIIPRGRAGGYTLLLPKEDRNYMTKSQLLDQVVMLLGGRVSEAVVLHEISTGASNDLERATGIVRKMITELGMSEELGPLTFGHKEEQVFLGRDISRDRSYSDAVAYSIDKEARRIIDSCYQKAQDLIMQNIDKLHAIAQALMEKETLDVKDFAALMEKFDQRIEGSEKSVDGLDSLEIKEKQDSELPSQTIEDAFNKIQ; encoded by the coding sequence TTGAAGGTCTTAAAGAATGCGGCAATTTATATACTTATAATTCTCATGGCAATAGTCTTAATAAAGTGGTCGACCCCTCCTGTTAATAAAGAGGTAGGTCTGGATTATAACGCTTTCAAAAAGGCGGTTGTTGAGGATCAGGTTAAAAGTGTGGTGGCCGTTGTTGACAACAACTCCACTAAGTATACCGTTACTATGAAAGACGAGAAAAAACATGAGGTTATCGGACTTGCCTCTGACCCGCAACTTGTAGCAGATTTATATGCTCATGGCCTTCCACTGGTTGTGGAATCGCCACCGAAGTCTCCTTGGTGGATGGGTCTTCTAACTACAATGTTGCCAATCATTGTTATTGTAGGTTTGTTTTTCTTTATGATGCAGCAAAGTCAAGGCGGCGGTAACCGAGTGATGCAGTTTGGGAAGAGCAAAGCTCGCTTGGTTAGCGAAGATAAGAAAAAAGTGACATTTGCAGATGTTGCTGGTGCCGACGAAGTCAAAGAAGAGCTTCAGGAAGTTGTTGAGTTCTTAAAGTCTCCGAAGAAGTTTCATGAGTTGGGTGCTAAGATTCCTACGGGTGTTCTGCTGTTTGGACCTCCCGGAACGGGTAAAACCTTACTCGCACGGGCGGTCTCGGGAGAAGCTGGGGTGCCATTCTTTAGCATAAGTGGTTCAGACTTTGTTGAAATGTTTGTTGGAGTCGGGGCTTCTCGAGTTCGGGATTTATTTGAACAAGCCAAGAAGAATGCTCCTTGTATCGTATTTATCGACGAAATTGATGCGGTTGGCCGACAACGGGGAGCTGGTTTAGGCGGAGGACATGATGAAAGGGAACAGACTCTGAACCAACTTCTTGTAGAAATGGATGGGTTTAACGGTAATGATGGAGTCATTATCATTGCGGCTACAAATAGAGCAGATGTTCTTGACCCAGCATTATTGCGTCCCGGCCGTTTTGATCGACAAGTGATTGTTGATGTCCCGGATGTTAAAGGTCGGGAGGAGATTCTTAAAGTTCATGCTAAGGATAAACCACTGACAAAAGACGTTGATTTAGAGGTTATTGCTCGTCAAACCTCTGGATTTACTGGTGCTGATTTATCGAATCTCTTAAATGAAGCTGCTCTTCTATCCGCGCGGCGGAATGAAACTCAGATAAAACAACAGGCTGTAGAAGACTCGATTGAGCGAGTAATTGCTGGGCCGGAGAAGAAAAGCAGAGTCATTAGTCCTTTTGAGAGGAAGCTGGTTTCTTATCATGAAGCCGGGCATGCACTGTTAGGGGAACTTCTCACTCATACAGATCCTTTACACAAGGTCTCCATCATTCCGCGCGGGAGAGCAGGAGGCTATACACTTCTTCTACCAAAGGAAGATCGAAATTATATGACCAAGTCACAACTGCTTGATCAAGTGGTAATGCTGCTTGGTGGGCGTGTGTCTGAAGCAGTAGTGCTTCATGAAATCAGCACAGGTGCCTCAAATGACTTGGAGCGTGCCACAGGAATAGTGCGTAAAATGATTACGGAATTAGGAATGTCCGAGGAATTGGGTCCGCTTACTTTTGGTCATAAAGAAGAACAAGTCTTCTTAGGTAGAGATATTTCTCGTGACCGCAGTTATAGTGATGCTGTAGCATACTCCATCGACAAAGAGGCCAGACGCATTATTGATAGTTGCTATCAGAAAGCTCAAGATCTCATTATGCAAAATATTGATAAGTTACATGCCATTGCTCAGGCATTAATGGAGAAGGAAACTCTTGATGTCAAAGATTTTGCAGCGTTAATGGAAAAGTTCGATCAAAGGATTGAGGGCAGTGAGAAATCCGTTGACGGATTAGACAGTCTTGAAATAAAAGAAAAACAAGATTCGGAATTGCCGAGTCAAACAATTGAGGATGCGTTTAATAAAATTCAATAG
- the ndk gene encoding nucleoside-diphosphate kinase: protein MERTFIMLKPDAVQRGLVGEVISRFEKKGFKLVGMKLIQVHRGLAEEHYAEHRGKGFFEPTVDYIMSSPVVAMVWEGKNAVALARELMGATNPANSNPGSIRGMYGMDISRNVIHGSDSLASAEREIALYFKPEELIDYNKAGEEWLSE, encoded by the coding sequence ATGGAACGCACATTTATTATGCTTAAACCAGATGCAGTTCAGAGGGGATTAGTGGGAGAGGTCATTAGTCGATTTGAAAAAAAGGGCTTTAAGCTCGTAGGTATGAAGCTTATTCAAGTGCACCGGGGCTTGGCGGAAGAACATTATGCAGAGCATAGGGGCAAAGGGTTCTTTGAGCCTACGGTTGATTACATCATGTCTTCTCCTGTAGTGGCGATGGTTTGGGAAGGCAAGAATGCTGTTGCCTTAGCTCGTGAGCTGATGGGAGCGACAAACCCGGCAAATTCTAATCCTGGCTCTATTAGAGGAATGTATGGGATGGATATTAGCAGAAATGTTATACATGGTTCGGATTCTCTCGCTAGTGCTGAACGGGAAATTGCTCTTTACTTCAAGCCTGAGGAACTTATAGACTACAATAAAGCCGGCGAAGAATGGCTGAGTGAATAA
- a CDS encoding DUF881 domain-containing protein, with protein sequence MHLDKKERSLLGLSTILLGFLFVLLIKAQGVAGSQVTFQETAVPSLIKTEQENQQLSIENAKIQEELVKYAQGQSASSLLNQQVQEAMMNAGLVELVGPGVQITLDDSTRVATGDEDQNKYYIHEEYIREILNALWNGGAEAVAINGQRVTTHTEVFCGGSFIQINGTRQMPPYVIGAIGDSHNLSAALKFYGWDRLGEFQEQYGITRKLEVLDNIITPAGKLKEYRYAEPVKEGT encoded by the coding sequence ATGCATTTAGATAAAAAGGAACGGTCTCTCCTGGGTTTATCAACAATTCTTCTTGGATTTCTCTTTGTCCTCCTGATTAAAGCCCAGGGAGTAGCGGGCAGTCAGGTGACATTTCAAGAAACAGCTGTTCCTAGTCTAATTAAAACTGAACAAGAAAACCAACAACTCTCTATAGAGAATGCCAAGATCCAAGAGGAGTTAGTCAAATATGCCCAAGGCCAGAGTGCGTCGTCTTTATTAAATCAGCAAGTACAAGAGGCGATGATGAATGCCGGCTTAGTAGAACTTGTAGGGCCAGGTGTGCAAATTACATTAGATGACTCGACACGTGTAGCTACTGGAGACGAAGACCAGAATAAGTATTATATTCATGAGGAATATATTCGCGAAATTTTAAATGCTCTATGGAACGGTGGGGCGGAAGCCGTCGCTATTAATGGACAGCGTGTAACCACCCATACAGAGGTTTTCTGCGGGGGCTCGTTTATTCAGATTAACGGCACTCGACAAATGCCTCCTTATGTGATTGGGGCAATCGGTGATTCGCATAATCTATCTGCTGCATTGAAGTTTTATGGTTGGGATAGACTTGGAGAATTTCAGGAGCAGTATGGTATAACACGAAAGCTTGAAGTATTAGATAATATTATAACTCCTGCTGGCAAACTAAAAGAATACCGTTATGCTGAACCTGTCAAGGAGGGAACATAA
- a CDS encoding DUF881 domain-containing protein: MQRWKRTLALPVTMVAIALGFLIALQAQTQKNVSAAEQISEQRMSQMKAVLINSQEQNAQLQKEHQELSARLDVARKQVGTDPQLLVHLKQLQMLDGTQAVEGPGILISIDDRSNKVAFPLNTNDIATMINILKLAGAEAISINDQRVVGSTAIVLSGNSTILVNQVPVNRSEGVPYEVSAIGDQATLMDYFSELEAVTLKQRGMTVSIARKSLRVPSFKGSYTFKQAKHFDSQES; this comes from the coding sequence ATGCAGCGTTGGAAAAGAACTTTAGCTTTACCTGTTACTATGGTAGCAATTGCTTTAGGCTTTTTGATTGCCCTACAGGCCCAAACTCAAAAAAATGTATCGGCTGCAGAACAAATCAGTGAACAACGTATGAGCCAAATGAAGGCGGTTCTTATAAATTCTCAAGAGCAAAATGCTCAGCTCCAAAAAGAGCATCAAGAGTTATCAGCAAGGTTGGATGTGGCGCGTAAACAGGTGGGAACGGATCCGCAACTTCTGGTACACTTAAAACAACTGCAAATGCTTGATGGTACACAGGCAGTTGAAGGCCCGGGAATACTGATCAGTATCGATGACCGTAGTAATAAAGTTGCTTTTCCCCTCAACACCAATGATATTGCAACTATGATCAATATTTTGAAGTTAGCCGGAGCGGAAGCAATTAGTATTAATGATCAACGAGTCGTTGGTTCCACCGCCATTGTGTTAAGTGGAAATTCAACCATCTTGGTAAATCAAGTACCTGTGAACCGGTCGGAGGGGGTTCCCTACGAAGTAAGTGCGATTGGAGATCAAGCTACCCTTATGGATTATTTTTCGGAACTTGAAGCCGTGACCCTTAAGCAGAGAGGGATGACTGTCAGTATCGCCAGAAAATCCTTGCGAGTCCCATCCTTCAAAGGGTCGTATACTTTTAAACAAGCGAAACACTTTGATTCTCAGGAGTCGTAG
- a CDS encoding HD domain-containing protein encodes MARVNRLIDHKDFASYLQKNVELEKERLFCKHGFEHGLNVARIAYAYLLEKGDSQSSKELIYAAALLHDIGRWVEYQTGEDHAEASARLAYPLLVDCDFCSEDIGVILEGIREHRLHPNDTLSRLGEALARADDWSRDCRYCKAQSSCYKFKPAMKQIMY; translated from the coding sequence ATGGCACGCGTCAATCGTTTAATAGACCATAAGGATTTTGCAAGCTATTTGCAAAAAAACGTTGAATTAGAGAAAGAGCGGCTTTTTTGTAAACATGGCTTTGAGCATGGACTGAATGTTGCGCGTATTGCTTATGCTTACCTCTTAGAAAAAGGAGATTCCCAATCCTCCAAAGAATTAATCTATGCTGCAGCATTACTTCATGATATTGGACGTTGGGTCGAATATCAGACAGGTGAAGATCATGCCGAGGCAAGTGCTCGTTTGGCGTACCCTTTGCTTGTAGATTGTGATTTTTGTTCAGAGGATATCGGAGTCATTTTAGAGGGGATTCGCGAACATCGGCTACACCCTAATGATACGTTAAGTCGATTAGGTGAGGCATTAGCTAGAGCCGATGATTGGTCAAGAGATTGTCGATATTGTAAAGCTCAAAGTTCATGCTATAAATTTAAGCCTGCGATGAAGCAGATTATGTATTAA